In Nocardia yunnanensis, one DNA window encodes the following:
- a CDS encoding pyridoxamine 5'-phosphate oxidase family protein, whose translation MGGVGARKLRELSAADSLKRLAGAQFGRIVYSRRGLPIIRPVNHIVEEDVVVVRAHLGASLLRGDGQMVAYEADSFDEHTRQGWSVIVTGVARVVMDPEQVQRYETLLDPWINLPMDHVIRIETEVVTGLELIDEPG comes from the coding sequence CGAAAGCTACGCGAGCTTTCGGCTGCCGATTCACTGAAACGGCTGGCCGGGGCGCAATTCGGGCGGATTGTGTACTCGCGCCGGGGACTTCCGATCATCCGGCCGGTCAATCACATCGTCGAAGAGGACGTCGTGGTCGTGCGCGCGCATCTGGGCGCAAGCCTGTTGCGGGGCGACGGCCAGATGGTGGCCTACGAGGCCGACTCCTTCGACGAGCACACCCGGCAGGGCTGGAGCGTCATCGTCACCGGAGTGGCACGGGTGGTCATGGATCCCGAGCAGGTGCAGCGGTACGAGACGCTGCTCGATCCCTGGATCAACCTGCCGATGGACCATGTCATCCGCATCGAGACCGAGGTCGTCACCGGTCTCGAGCTGATCGACGAACCGGGCTGA